A window of the Acanthochromis polyacanthus isolate Apoly-LR-REF ecotype Palm Island chromosome 10, KAUST_Apoly_ChrSc, whole genome shotgun sequence genome harbors these coding sequences:
- the pcgf1 gene encoding polycomb group RING finger protein 1 isoform X2 gives MAEQGPMAIAMRLRNQLQSVYKLDPLRNEEEVKLKIKDLNEHIVCYLCAGYFIDATTITECLHTFCKSCIVKYLQTSKYCPMCNIKIHETQPLLNLKLDRVMQDIVYKLVPGLQESEDKRIKEFYQSRGLERVIQPTGDDGVPDATGLPYTSFDHSKAHFYRYDEQVSLCLERLSSSLAGKDKTKLTLQKFVRCSVRAEVRHLRKVLCHRLNVEKHQVQMLFNNESLPDHMTMKRLWLSHWFGKAQPLVLHYTIKDKRTR, from the exons ATGGCGGAGCAGGGTCCGATGGCTATAGCGATGCGGCTCCGAAATCAGCTACAGTCCGTCTACAAGCTGGACCCGCTGCGGAACGAG GAGGAGGTCAAGTTGAAGATCAAGGACCTAAACGAGCATATCGTCTGCTACCTTTGTGCAGGCTACTTCATAGATGCCACAACGATTACAGAGTGTTTGCATACCT TCTGTAAAAGTTGCATTGTGAAATACCTGCAAACGAGCAAGTATTGTCCGATGTGCAACATCAAAATCCATGAAACGCAGCCCTTACTCAACCTCAAACTGGACCGAGTGATGCAAGACATAGTCTACAAACTGGTGCCTGGACTACAAGAAA GTGAAGACAAAAGAATAAAGGAATTTTATCAGTCTCGAGGGTTAGAGAGAGTCATCCAGCCTACTGGAGATG ATGGTGTGCCAGATGCTACAGGTTTACCTTACACAAGCTTTGACCATTCAAAAGCTCACTTCTACAGATATGATGAGCAGGTATCGCTGTGTTTAGAAAGGCTAAG TTCGTCGCTTGCTGGAAAAGATAAGACAAAACTTACTCTTCAG AAGTTTGTTCGCTGTTCTGTCCGAGCGGAGGTCAGACACCTACGGAAAGTGCTTTGTCATCGGCTAAACGTGGAAAAACACCAG GTCCAGATGTTGTTCAATAACGAGTCTCTGCCTGATCACATGACCATGAAACGGTtatggctctcacactggttTGGCAAG GCCCAACCATTAGTTCTTCACTACACCATCAAGGACAAAAGGACCAGatag
- the pcgf1 gene encoding polycomb group RING finger protein 1 isoform X1 produces the protein MAEQGPMAIAMRLRNQLQSVYKLDPLRNEEEVKLKIKDLNEHIVCYLCAGYFIDATTITECLHTFCKSCIVKYLQTSKYCPMCNIKIHETQPLLNLKLDRVMQDIVYKLVPGLQESEDKRIKEFYQSRGLERVIQPTGDDGVPDATGLPYTSFDHSKAHFYRYDEQVSLCLERLSSSLAGKDKTKLTLQQKFVRCSVRAEVRHLRKVLCHRLNVEKHQVQMLFNNESLPDHMTMKRLWLSHWFGKAQPLVLHYTIKDKRTR, from the exons ATGGCGGAGCAGGGTCCGATGGCTATAGCGATGCGGCTCCGAAATCAGCTACAGTCCGTCTACAAGCTGGACCCGCTGCGGAACGAG GAGGAGGTCAAGTTGAAGATCAAGGACCTAAACGAGCATATCGTCTGCTACCTTTGTGCAGGCTACTTCATAGATGCCACAACGATTACAGAGTGTTTGCATACCT TCTGTAAAAGTTGCATTGTGAAATACCTGCAAACGAGCAAGTATTGTCCGATGTGCAACATCAAAATCCATGAAACGCAGCCCTTACTCAACCTCAAACTGGACCGAGTGATGCAAGACATAGTCTACAAACTGGTGCCTGGACTACAAGAAA GTGAAGACAAAAGAATAAAGGAATTTTATCAGTCTCGAGGGTTAGAGAGAGTCATCCAGCCTACTGGAGATG ATGGTGTGCCAGATGCTACAGGTTTACCTTACACAAGCTTTGACCATTCAAAAGCTCACTTCTACAGATATGATGAGCAGGTATCGCTGTGTTTAGAAAGGCTAAG TTCGTCGCTTGCTGGAAAAGATAAGACAAAACTTACTCTTCAG CAGAAGTTTGTTCGCTGTTCTGTCCGAGCGGAGGTCAGACACCTACGGAAAGTGCTTTGTCATCGGCTAAACGTGGAAAAACACCAG GTCCAGATGTTGTTCAATAACGAGTCTCTGCCTGATCACATGACCATGAAACGGTtatggctctcacactggttTGGCAAG GCCCAACCATTAGTTCTTCACTACACCATCAAGGACAAAAGGACCAGatag
- the lbx2 gene encoding transcription factor LBX2: MTSSKDMKAGSVLQTSGEERRRAPLDQLPPPANSNKPLTPFSIEDILNKPSVKKSVASICPPRVLEKVTGSNSARNGITTPSSPLCALEELASKTFKGLEVSVIQAAEGREHVNAFGQRQTSKKRRKSRTAFTNHQIYELEKRFLYQKYLSPADRDQIAQQLGLSNAQVITWFQNRRAKLKRDLEEMKADVESLKKITPQTLQKLVTMENIEDPQGGGPEARSPSVSPTSQGHRAFPQSPSSSRDQTTDEFSEDDEEIEVDD; the protein is encoded by the exons ATGACCTCCAGTAAAGACATGAAGGCAGGTTCTGTGTTGCAGACCAGCGGCGAGGAGAGGAGACGGGCTCCCCTGGATCAGCTGCCGCCACCGGCCAACTCCAACAAGCCGCTAACGCCGTTCAGTATCGAGGATATCCTAAACAAACCCTCCGTTAAGAAGTCGGTCGCGAGTATCTGTCCGCCCAGAGTGCTGGAGAAAGTTACGGGCTCCAACTCGGCGAGGAACGGGATCACCACGCCGTCCTCTCCGCTGTGCGCGCTGGAGGAGCTGGCCAGCAAAACGTTCAAGGGTCTGGAAGTGAGCGTGATCCAAGCAGCAGAAG GTCGTGAGCATGTAAACGCCTTCGGACAGAGGCAGACGTCgaaaaagaggagaaagtcGCGGACGGCCTTCACGAACCACCAGATCTACGAGCTGGAGAAGAGGTTCCTGTACCAGAAGTACCTCTCTCCGGCCGACCGTGACCAAATCGCGCAGCAGCTGGGACTCTCCAACGCGCAGGTCATCACCTGGTTTCAGAACCGCAGGGCCAAACTCAAGAGGGACCTGGAGGAGATGAAAGCGGACGTGGAGTCGCTAAAGAAAATCACCCCACAGACCCTGCAGAAGCTCGTCACCATGGAGAACATTGAGGATCCCCAGGGTGGGGGGCCCGAGGCCAGGTCGCCCAGCGTCTCCCCGACCTCTCAAGGACACAGAGCCTTCCCACAGTCCCCCTCCTCGTCCAGAGACCAAACCACGGATGAATTCTCGGAGGACGACGAGGAGATCGAGGTGGACGATTGA